Proteins encoded in a region of the Panicum hallii strain FIL2 chromosome 3, PHallii_v3.1, whole genome shotgun sequence genome:
- the LOC112887794 gene encoding myosin-17-like isoform X2, with the protein MASTLKIVVGSHVWMEDKDLAWIDGEVFRIEDRNVHVHATNGKTVILSISDIHTKDTEVPSNGIDDMTRLSYLHEPGVLNNLAIRYAKNIIYTYTGNILIAINPFQRLPHLSDPYTMEKYKGANFGELDPHVFAIADVSYRQMMNEGKSNSILVSGESGAGKTETTKMLMTYLAFLGGRSRTGGRTVEQQVLESNPVLEAFGNAKTVRNNNSSRFGKFVEIQFDKSGKISGAAIRTYLLERSRVCQINSPERNYHCFYFLCAAPSEDIKRYKLADPSSFHYLNQSTCIKLDEISDAKEYLATRSAMNTVGITEQEQEATFRVVAAVLHLGNISFVKGREVDSSLLKDDKARFHLNAAAELLMCDCGNLENALIKRKINTPEGVITTTVDPNSATVSRDGLAKQIYSRLFDWLVNRLNASIGQDTSSDRLIGVLDIYGFESFKTNSFEQLCINFTNEKLQQHFNQNVFKMEQEEYNREQIDWSYIEFVDNQDVLDLIEKKPGGIIALLDEACMFPKCTHESFSQKLYEKFKNNKRFSKPKLSRTAFTIQHYAGEVTYQSDHFLDKNRDYVVVEHQELLNASRCSFVSGLFPSVLEENTKASKTSIATRFKWQLQELMETLSSTEPHYIRCIKPNNILKPTTFENINVLQQLRCSGALEAIRISCAGYPTRKIFHDFLCRFRILAPEVFMERNNEKVSCQKILDKMELHGYQIGRTKVFLRAGQMAELDARRTEVRNKAARAVQSRFRTHAAREKFLVLRKTSISFQSFVRVILACKLRVLLRKQAAASQIQKSYRCYIAWSSYSELRSSAIMLQTGLRVFGAYKEYNIRKQNKASIHIQAWWRCHREYSNYCKIKGSVLIYQCAWRRRVARGELRKLKMAARDTEALKVQKEKLEEHVEELTSCLGLEKKLRTDLEKNKAGEISKLQAALREMERRVEEATEMQERELAERAIEEALAQEREKITSLTNEVEELKVLLLREREENSATKSALVIAQEENDALTRKIAAADGNMEQLRDTVKRFEKNVKELESSLMMEKEQNMTTRRELSEAHQRVEELLRQIADANGTSTELQTAVQRLQKSLIEGEATLLTERQESEATTKSLNEAHVKIEELLNKIKVAEQDISNFQDNNQRLEVTATTLEASLLAEKQQSTAIFSQLAEAQQDIEVLQKKFADANRTNDLLQDSLKRCEENATTRDGLYVAERKEHDETKQALLKAQERNWELLRKVDDSEKTINKMLENAQRLEKHATARESLLHKTKQNLDCTTKALTEARGRNRDLMTSFEDSAKKINMLEDSVNRLEEHIAEKDSLLEVERQEHKTTNEDVTNARKKISELIHELQQSEETRKQLEDTIKRFEADATAKDALLLSEKQEHETTKKVLAETQWRNEELVKKIQDYDKNTLQLQLTVERLQENASATEVLMLREREQNNATMKAQAESQERNLQFLKKLEDVDKKIGLLQGSVQRLGDNTAKDALLLSERREKDALKKALTESEYKNEELLMKTEEANKKVEHLQNTINSLKEDMAASLEAERQENETIRRSLVEAQERNDVLFKKVRDSEYRAHQLQDTVQKLQVDAISRLSNFAMEKQEGDVVKNIHTEAHGRNENLIRKNEDLLKRNDDLVKKIEDSGILVTQLRENLERLEGKAANLESENQALRQQAITTPPSTAKSQAACSKISMIHRCQENGHILNGNAAYAEMKSSLGPTETRASMGSSPDLISHKDYENGQRLLNEVYQPFQHQQPLNHQQLLLKYITQYLGFSGSKPIAAPLIYYCLLHWRSFEEAKTGVFDCIIQVVNSATEAQNDTRGLAYWLSNLSTLSVLLQRSFKVSRATVSTPHRRRFSCERIFQANQPSNSGLAYFSAQIDGAIGLHQIEAKYPALLFKQQLVDQIEKVYGMISDRMKKELNPLLELCIQDPRTSYSTQAKASLSPASGFGQQEQLMHWLSIVKIFNNYLHVLRANHVTTILVHKLLTQIFSMVNVQLFNRLLLRRECCSCSNGQYIKDGLTQLKHWCNDVSREFADSAWAALRHIRQAVDFVVISLKPIRTWDEIRNDICPDLSLQQLERIVGMYWDDVNGTNVTSAEFISSMRATLREESNSVSNFSVLLDDDSSIPFSLEDIAKSMLSIEETSVNDLLPFIRENQIFTFILQ; encoded by the exons CTCCATTTTGGTGAGCGGTGAAAGTGGTGCTGGTAAAACTGAAACCACAAAGATGCTTATGACATATCTTGCTTTTTTGGGTGGACGATCTAGAACAGGAGGGAGGACAGTTGAACAACAAGTTTTAGAA TCTAATCCGGTCCTTGAAGCCTTTGGCAATGCAAAGACTGTTCGTAATAACAACTCAAG TCGATTTGGAAAATTTGTTGAAATCCAATTTGACAagagtgggaagatatcaggcGCTGCCATTAGAACATACTTGCTTGAAAGATCTCGTGTTTGCCAAATCAATAGTCCAGAAAGAAACTACCATTGCTTTTACTTCCTATGTGCAGCACCATCAGAG GATATCAAAAGGTATAAGCTGGCTGACCCGTCGTCGTTTCACTATCTCAACCAATCCACGTGCATTAAACTTGACGAAATTAGTGATGCTAAGGAGTATCTCGCAACACGAAGTGCGATGAATACAGTCGGCATTACTGAACAGGAGCAG GAGGCTACATTCAGGGTAGTTGCTGCTGTTCTCCACCTCGGGAATATCAGTTTTGTGAAAGGAAGAGAGGTAGATTCATCTTTGTTAAAGGATGATAAAGCTAGGTTTCATCTTAATGCAGCAGCAGAGCTTTTGAT GTGTGATTGCGGGAATCTGGAGAACGCATTGATAAAGAGGAAAATAAATACACCAGAAGGAGTTATAACCACAACAGTTGATCCTAATTCCGCTACTGTTAGTCGGGATGGCTTAGCAAAGCAAATATATTCTCGACTATTTGACTG GCTTGTAAACAGATTAAATGCATCCATAGGACAAGATACATCCTCCGACCGATTGATTGGAGTACTTGATATCTATGGTTTTGAAAGTTTTAAGACTAATAG CTTTGAACAATTATGCATCAATTTCACCAATGAAAAACTCCAACAGCATTTTAATCAG AATGTTTTTAAAATGGAGCAGGAAGAGTACAACAGGGAGCAGATTGACTGGAGTTACATAGAATTTGTCGACAACCAAGATGTTCTGGACTTGATTGAGAAG AAACCTGGTGGAATTATTGCACTTCTTGATGAAGCTTG TATGTTTCCTAAATGCACACATGAATCATTTTCTCAGAAGCTGTATGAGAAATTCAAGAATAACAAAAGATTTAGCAAGCCAAAGCTTTCTCGCACTGCATTTACCATACAACATTATGCGGGAGAA GTAACCTATCAGTCTGACCATTTCTTGGACAAAAACAGAGACTATGTAGTTGTAGAACATCAGGAGTTACTTAATGCTTCTAGGTGCTCATTTGTGTCAGGGTTATTCCCATCAGTACTAGAGGAGAACACAAAAGCATCAAAGACTTCCATTGCTACTCGCTTCAAG TGGCAACTCCAAGAACTAATGGAGACGTTGAGTTCTACGGAACCTCATTACATTAGATGCATTAAGCCCAATAATATTCTTAAGCCTACTACATTTGAGAACATCAATGTACTGCAGCAACTTCGGTGTTCA GGTGCTCTTGAAGCTATTAGAATCAGCTGTGCTGGATATCCTACAAGAAAAATATTTCATGATTTTCTCTGTCGGTTTCGCATTCTTGCTCCTGAAGTTTTCATGGAAAG AAACAATGAAAAGGTGTCGTGCCAAAAGATTCTGGACAAGATGGAACTCCATGGTTATCAG ATTGGAAGAACAAAGGTGTTCCTGAGAGCTGGTCAGATGGCTGAATTAGATGCTAGAAGAACTGAAGTGCGGAATAAAGCAGCTAGAGCCGTTCAGAGTAGATTTCGCACTCATGCTGCTCGTGAGAAATTCCTTGTATTACGCAAGACATCAATATCTTTTCAATCTTTTGTTAGAG TAATATTGGCTTGTAAGTTACGTGTTTTACTAAGAAAACAAGCTGCGGCATCGCAAATACAGAAAAGTTACCGCTGCTATATTGCTTGGAGCTCTTATTCTGAGCTACGCTCTTCAGCCATTATGCTGCAGACAGGATTAAGGGTGTTTGGTGCTTATAAGGAATACAATATCAGAAAACAAAATAAAGCCTCTATTCATATCCAG GCTTGGTGGCGATGCCATAGAGAGTATTCGAACTATTGTAAAATTAAGGGATCAGTGTTAATTTACCAGTGTGCATGGAGAAGACGGGTTGCTAGAGGAGAACTCAGAAAGCTCAAAATG GCCGCAAGGGACACAGAAGCCCTGAAGGTGCAGAAGGAGAAACTTGAGGAGCATGTTGAAGAGCTGACTAGCTGTTTAGGCTTGGAAAAGAAACTTAGG ACTGATCTAGAGAAGAACAAAGCAGGAGAAATTTCCAAACTACAGGCTGCTCTTCGTGAGATGGAGCGGCGGGTGGAAGAAGCCACAGAGATGCAGGAAAGAGAATTAGCCGAAAGGGCCATTGAAGAAGCTTTAGctcaagaaagagaaaagaTCACTTCATTGACTAATGAAGTTGAGGAGCTGAAG GTACTACTACTAAGAGAACGAGAAGAAAATAGTGCAACTAAGAGTGCACTTGTGATTGCTCAGGAAGAAAATGATGCATTGACTAGAAAAATTGCGGCCGCAGATGGAAATATGGAGCAACTTAGAGATACCGTAAAGAG ATTTGAAAAGAATGTGAAAGAACTGGAGTCTTCACTGATGATGGAAAAGGAACAAAACATGACTACTAGAAGGGAACTAAGTGAAGCACACCAGAGGGTTGAAGAACTACTGAGGCAAATTGCAGATGCCAATGGAACATCCACAGAACTTCAGACTGCTGTACAAAG GCTGCAAAAAAGCTTAATTGAGGGAGAGGCTACTTTACTTACAGAACGACAAGAAAGTGAGGCAACCACGAAATCACTCAATGAAGCTCATGTAAAAATTGAGGAACTACTCAATAAAATTAAAGTAGCTGAACAAGACATTAGTAACTTCCAAGACAACAACCAAAG ACTTGAAGTAACTGCAACAACATTGGAGGCTTCATTGTTAGCTGAAAAACAACAGAGTACTGCAATCTTTTCACAATTAGCTGAAGCACAACAGGATATTGAAGTACTACAGAAGAAATTTGCAGATGCTAATAGGACAAATGATCTGCTTCAAGATTCTTTGAAAAG GTGTGAGGAAAATGCGACCACAAGGGATGGCTTATATGTAGCAGAAAGGAAAGAGCATGATGAAACCAAGCAAGCACTTTTGAAAGCTCAGGAAAGAAATTGGGAATTGCTTAGGAAAGTTGATGATAGCGAGAAAACTATAAACAAGATGCTGGAGAATGCTCAGAG ACTTGAGAAGCATGCAACAGCAAGGGAATCTTTGCTGCATAAGACAAAACAAAATCTCGACTGCACAACAAAAGCATTAACTGAAGCTCGAGGGAGAAACCGAGACTTGATGACAAGTTTCGAGGATTCAGCTAAAAAAATCAATATGCTTGAGGATTCAGTTAACAG ACTAGAAGAACACATAGCAGAGAAAGACTCTTTGTTGGAGGTAGAAAGACAAGAACACAAAACAACTAATGAAGATGTAACCAATGCCCGGAAAAAGATCAGTGAATTAATACACGAGTTACAACAGTCCGAAGAAACAAGAAAACAATTGGAAGATACCATCAAGAG GTTTGAAGCAGATGCTACTGCCAAAGATGCACTTTTGTTATCAGAAAAACAAGAACATGAGACGACCAAGAAAGTTCTAGCTGAAACTCAGTGGAGAAATGAGGAGTTAGTCAAGAAAATTCAGGATTATGATAAAAATACCCTTCAGCTTCAGCTAACTGTTGAGAG GCTTCAGGAAAACGCATCTGCTACAGAGGTTTTAATGTTGAGAGAGCGAGAACAAAATAATGCAACCATGAAGGCACAAGCTGAAAGTCAAGAAAGAAATTTGCAGTTTCTAAAGAAGCTCGAGGATGTTGACAAAAAAATTGGTCTTCTTCAGGGCAGCGTACAAAG GCTTGGTGATAATACAGCGAAAGATGCTTTGTTGCTATCTGAGAGACGTGAGAAGGATGCACTGAAGAAAGCACTTACTGAGAGTGAATACAAAAATGAAGAGTTACTGATGAAAACTGAAGAAGCCAACAAAAAAGTTGAGCATCTTCAAAACACTATAAATTC GCTTAAGGAGGATATGGCAGCTTCATTGGAAGCTGAAAGACAAGAAAATGAAACAATCAGGAGGTCCCTTGTTGAAGCTCAGGAGAGAAATGATGTGTTATTTAAGAAAGTTAGGGATAGTGAATACAGGGCCCACCAGCTTCAAGATACTGTGCAGAA GCTTCAAGTAGATGCCATATCAAGATTGTCTAACTTTGCAATGGAGAAACAAGAAGGCGATGTTGTCAAAAATATACATACTGAGGCTCATGGAAGAAATGAAAATCTAATAAGAAAAAATGAAGACCTCCTAAAAAGAAATGATGACTTGGTCAAGAAGATTGAAGATTCTGGTATACTTGTTACTCAGCTTCGTGAGAACCTAGAAAG GTTAGAAGGCAAAGCTGCCAACTTAGAGTCTGAAAATCAAGCGCTTCGTCAACAAGCAATTACAACTCCTCCATCTACAGCCAAGTCTCAAGCTGCATGCTCTAAAATCAGTATGATCCAT AGATGTCAAGAAAATGGTCATATTTTAAATGGCAACGCAGCATATGCTGAAATGAAGTCCTCACTTGGTCCAACAGAAACAAGAGCCTCAATG GGTAGTTCCCCTGATTTGATTAGCCACAAGGATTATGAAAATGGGCAAAGGTTACTTAACGAAGTATATCAG CCTTTTCAGCACCAGCAACCCCTGAATCATCAGCAGTTATTGCTGAAATACATTACCCAGTATCTTGGATTCTCTGGCAGTAAACCAATTGCTGCTCCTCTTATATACTACTGTCTTCTTCATTGGAGATCTTTTGAAGAAGCAAAGACAGGTGTCTTTGACTGTATTATACAGGTTGTAAACTCAGCAACTGAG GCTCAAAATGATACAAGGGGCTTGGCCTATTGGTTATCCAACTTGTCCACATTATCAGTTCTACTGCAACGCTCATTTAAAGTCTCCAGGGCAACAGTCTCAACTCCACATAGACGAAGATTTTCCTGCGAGAGGATTTTTCAAGCCAATCAACCTTCAAACAGTGGACTTGCTTATTTCAGTGCTCAAATCGATGGAGCTATTGGGTTACACCAAATTGAAGCAAAATATCCAGCTTTGCTCTTCAAGCAGCAGCTAGTAGATCAGATTGAAAAGGTGTACGGAATGATAAGCGATAGAATGAAGAAGGAGCTAAACCCATTACTTGAGCTGTGTATCCAG GATCCAAGAACTTCTTACTCGACTCAAGCAAAGGCCTCGCTGTCTCCTGCTAGCGGCTTTGGCCAACAGGAACAACTCATGCATTGGCTGAGCATCGTGAAAATCTTCAACAACTATCTGCATGTTCTCAGAGCCAATCAT GTTACCACAATTTTGGTCCACAAATTGCTTACCCAGATATTTTCTATGGTCAATGTACAATTATTTAACAG GCTCCTCTTGCGGCGTGAGTGCTGTTCCTGCAGTAACGGGCAATACATCAAAGATGGGCTAACTCAACTAAAACATTGGTGCAATGACGTCAGTCGAGAG TTTGCAGATTCCGCATGGGCAGCACTGAGGCATATAAGACAAGCTGTTGACTTTGTG GTAATTTCTCTAAAGCCAATAAGGACATGGGATGAGATACGCAATGATATTTGCCCA GATCTCAGTTTGCAGCAGCTAGAGAGGATAGTTGGTATGTATTGGGACGATGTAAATGGAACGAATGTAACTTCAGCTGAG TTCATATCAAGCATGAGAGCTACGTTGCGTGAGGAATCAAATAGCGTCTCCAACTTTTCAGTTCTTCTGGATGATGATTCCAG CATACCCTTTTCACTTGAAGATATTGCAAAGTCCATGCTAAGCATCGAGGAGACGTCAGTTAATGACCTGCTACCTTTTATCCGCGAGAACCAGATCTTTACCTTTATATTGCAGTAG